The proteins below are encoded in one region of Scophthalmus maximus strain ysfricsl-2021 chromosome 4, ASM2237912v1, whole genome shotgun sequence:
- the secisbp2l gene encoding selenocysteine insertion sequence-binding protein 2-like isoform X1 — protein sequence MDACDNKDVKLSAEVEPFIPQKKGLEGSLVSMSLSGEAGGGGGSGGMAGGGGGGVETTPIPSYLITCYPFVQENQANRQHPMYNGGELRWQQPNPTPGGPYLAYPILSSPQPPVSNDYAYYQIMPAPCPPVMGFYQPFPGTYAGPVQAGVINPVSAEVGERPLPMGPAYGMASQRGRGMVRPNVLPKQQLQLGVCQPPRGRRPPTRNVAVQKEVCTLGPDGRTKTVMLVDAAQQTDFPGEVSGRCAAEQASPLLWKNRTKRRRASHPAEGYNEQGASEADIDSDSGYCSPKHNQAAGVTQRTAEHTAAPTGVEAGVMTADTWVNVASQATQKSWGDRNGQFHRAEQRKNPEQRNFSQDFHSGYPGRLPPHQSEQRLQPAVGSGTELTPEPLYFEDEDEFPDLAAGGAVQRSTKPESAPAPTHTQPKLPKNLLDNLPENSPINIVQTPIPITTSVPKRAKSQRKKALAAALATAQEYSEISMEQKKLQEAFTKAAGKKSKTSVELDLGDMLAALEKHQQAMKARQLNNTKPLSFTVGTTTPFHSSGSTNVASMLKGHQQPYSAPHNALDSTAPRIKRGKEREIPKVKRPTALKKIILKEREGKKGKTSVEQESTGQEENGDECLRFTDDLTQEPASQEENGLSVPSDASLSPASQNSPYSITPVSQGSPSSSGIGSPMASNAITKIHSRRFREYCNQVLSKEIDESVTLLLQELVRFQERVYQKDPTKAKSKRRLVMGLREVTKHMKLHKIKCVIISPNCEKIQAKGGLDEALYNVIAMAREQEFPFVFALGRKALGRCVNKLVPVSVVGIFNYSGAEGLFNRLVSLTEEARKAYKDMVSALEQEQAEEALKNDKKVPHHMGHTRNHSAASAISFCSIFSEPISEVNEKEYETNWRSMVETSDAPEPVEAEQSRPAPSTAAQKDSETLAASTNAAQSGSTALQPRAGPSTQGTGERDEVRVDDRLELASQQSTETGSLDGSCRGPLNSSITSTTSTLVPGMLEEAEEEDEEEEDYTPAPISVEVPTLSSRIESWVSKTLENLQLGKSQESTEEEEEEEDDEEERGQSEDEEDLDSADITETGMEEREQVEAKKVTG from the exons ATGGACGCTTGTGACAATAAG GATGTGAAGCTTTCAGCCGAAGTGGAACCGTTCATCCCACAGAAGAAAGGTCTTGAAGGATCCCTGGTCAGCATGAGTCTTTCTGGAGAGgccggtggtggaggagggagcgggggtatggcaggaggaggtggtggaggggtgGAAACCACTCCCATACCAAGCTACCTCATCACCTGCTACCCTTTCGTCCAGGAGAACCAAGCCAACAG GCAACATCCTATGTATAATGGAGGGGAGCTGCGCTGGCAGCAGCCTAACCCTACCCCTGGTGGTCCGTACCTGGCCTACCCCATCTTGTCTTCCCCTCAGCCTCCAGTGTCCAATGACTATGCTTACTACCAGATAATGCCTGCTCCATGCCCACCTGTGATGGGCTTCTACCAGCCCTTCCCTGGAACCTATGCGGGTCCGGTGCAAGCTGGAGTCATCAATCCAGTCTCAGCAGAAGTCGGGGAGAGACCACTGCCTATGGGGCCAGCATATGGGATGGCCAGTCAGAGGGGGAGAGGCATGGTCCGGCCTAATGTTCTCCCAAAG CAACAGTTGCAGTTGGGTGTCTGCCAGCCTCCAAGGGGTCGCCGACCTCCAACAAGGAATGTAGCAGTGCAGAAGGAGGTGTGCACCTTGGGGCCAGATGGCCGGACAAAGACAGTCATGCTGGTGGATGCAGCGCAGCAGACCG ATTTCCCAGGTGAGGTGTCAGGGCGATGTGCTGCTGAGCAGGCTAGTCCTCTGCTGTGGAAGAACCGAACAAAGAGGAGACGGGCGTCCCATCCAGCTGAAGGCTACAATGAGCAGGGGGCCAGTGAGGCAGATATAGACAGTGACAGCGGATACTGTAGCCCTAAACACAACCAGGCAGCTGGGGTAACACAACGGACAGCAGAGCATACAGCAGCACCCACG GGAGTAGAGGCGGGTGTAATGACAG CAGATACCTGGGTAAATGTGGCCTCTCAGGCTACACAGAAGTCCTGGGGGGACAGGAACGGCCAGTTTcacagagcagaacagaggAAGAATCCTGAGCAGAGAAACTTCTCGCAG GATTTCCACAGTGGCTATCCAGGACGCCTGCCACCACACCAATCAGAACAAAGACTGCAGCCGGCAGTGGGCAGTGGCACTGAGCTCACCCCAGAGCCCCTCTACTTTGAG GATGAAGATGAGTTTCCAGATCTTGCTGCTGGAGGGGCTGTCCAACGCAGCACCAAACCAGAATCTGCTCCTGCCCCGACACACACGCAGCCTAAACTGCCCAAAAACCTG CTGGATAACCTACCAGAAAACTCCCCTATCAACATCGTGCAGACACCCATCCCCATTACCACGTCTGTTCCCAAGAGGGCCAAGAGCCAGAGGAAGAAGGCTCTGGCTGCTGCCCTGGCCACTGCACAGGAGTACTCTGAAATCAGCATGGAACAGAAGAAATTACAG GAGGCCTTCACCAAAGCAGCAGGGAAAAAGAGTAAAACCTCTGTCGAGCTGGACCTCGGAGACATGCTGGCAGCTTTGGAGAAACATCAGCAGGCGATGAAAGCCAGACAACTGAACAATACCAAGCCACTGTCGTTTACAG TTGGAACAACCACTCCATTCCACAGCTCAGGCTCGACAAATGTGGCGTCAATGTTGAAGGGCCATCAGCAGCCATACTCGGCCCCACATAATGCCCTGGATTCCACTGCACCCCGAAtcaagagagggaaggagagagagattccCAAAGTCAAACGACCAACGGCCCTGAAGAAG ATTATCTTGAAGGAACGCGAAGGGAAGAAAGGGAAGACAAGTGTGGAACAAGAGTCAACGGGCCAGGAGGAGAATGGAGATGAGTGTCTACGTTTTACTGATGATCTTACACAAGAGCCGGCCTCCCAAGAAG AGAATGGTCTGAGTGTTCCCAGTGATGCGTCCCTTTCCCCAGCCAGCCAGAATTCTCCATATAGCATCACTCCAGTGTCCCAGGGTTCTCCTTCCAGCTCTGGCATCGGTAGTCCCATGGCTTCAAATGCTATCACCAAGATCCACAGCCGACGTTTCAGAGA GTACTGTAACCAAGTGCTGAGTAAGGAGATCGACGAGAGCGTGACTCTGCTGTTGCAGGAGCTGGTTCGCTTCCAGGAGCGGGTCTACCAGAAGGATCCCACCAAGGCCAAATCCAAACGCCGCCTGGTCATGGGCCTCAGAGAGGTCACCAAGCACATGAAGTTGCACAAGATTAAGTGTGTCATCATCTCACCCAACTGTGAAAAGATCCAGGCCAAAG GTGGTTTGGATGAAGCTTTGTACAATGTTATTGCCATGGCCAGGGAGCAGGAGTTCCCGTTTGTGTTTGCCCTGGGCAGGAAAGCTCTTGGTCGCTGTGTCAACAAACTAGTACCAGTCAGTGTTGTGGGCATTTTCAACTATTCTGGAGCTGAG GGTCTCTTCAACCGTTTGGTGTCTCTGACAGAAGAGGCTCGGAAGGCCTACAAGGACATGGTGTCCGctctggagcaggagcaggcggaggaggcgcTGAAGAATGACAAGAAAGTCCCTCATCACATGGGTCATACCCGTAACCACTCCGCCGCTTCTGCCATCTCCTTCTGCTCCATCTTCTCCGAGCCCATCTCAGAAGTCAATGAAAAGGAATACG AGACCAACTGGAGGAGTATGGTGGAGACTTCAGATGCTCCAGAGCCTGTGGAGGCTGAGCAGAGTCGCCCTGCACCTTCCACAGCCGCCCAGAAAGACAGCGAGACACTGGCAGCCTCCACCAACGCCGCCCAGTCTGGCTCCACTGCTCTCCAGCCCAGGGCAGGGCCTTCGACACAGGGTACTGGTGAAAGAGACGAGGTCCGGGTTGACGACCGGCTGGAGCTGGCTTCGCAGCAGAGCACAGAAACGGGCTCATTGGACGGAAGCTGCAGGGGTCCGCTGaactcctccatcacctccaccacTTCCACCCTAGTCCCCGGGATgctggaagaggcagaggaggaggacgaggaggaagaggactaCACTCCCGCACCCATTTCTGTGGAGGTGCCCACCCTCAGCAGCCGCATCGAATCCTGGGTGTCAAAGACCCTGGAAAACCTGCAGCTAGGAAAGAGCCAGGAAAGtacggaagaggaggaggaggaagaagatgatgaagaggagagggggcagagtgaggacgaggaggacctCGACTCGGCAGACATCACAGAGACGGGGATGGAGGAAAGGGAGCAAGTGGAGGCGAAGAAGGTCACTGGCTGa
- the secisbp2l gene encoding selenocysteine insertion sequence-binding protein 2-like isoform X2, which translates to MDACDNKDVKLSAEVEPFIPQKKGLEGSLVSMSLSGEAGGGGGSGGMAGGGGGGVETTPIPSYLITCYPFVQENQANRQHPMYNGGELRWQQPNPTPGGPYLAYPILSSPQPPVSNDYAYYQIMPAPCPPVMGFYQPFPGTYAGPVQAGVINPVSAEVGERPLPMGPAYGMASQRGRGMVRPNVLPKQQLQLGVCQPPRGRRPPTRNVAVQKEVCTLGPDGRTKTVMLVDAAQQTDFPGEVSGRCAAEQASPLLWKNRTKRRRASHPAEGYNEQGASEADIDSDSGYCSPKHNQAAGVTQRTAEHTAAPTGVEAGVMTDTWVNVASQATQKSWGDRNGQFHRAEQRKNPEQRNFSQDFHSGYPGRLPPHQSEQRLQPAVGSGTELTPEPLYFEDEDEFPDLAAGGAVQRSTKPESAPAPTHTQPKLPKNLLDNLPENSPINIVQTPIPITTSVPKRAKSQRKKALAAALATAQEYSEISMEQKKLQEAFTKAAGKKSKTSVELDLGDMLAALEKHQQAMKARQLNNTKPLSFTVGTTTPFHSSGSTNVASMLKGHQQPYSAPHNALDSTAPRIKRGKEREIPKVKRPTALKKIILKEREGKKGKTSVEQESTGQEENGDECLRFTDDLTQEPASQEENGLSVPSDASLSPASQNSPYSITPVSQGSPSSSGIGSPMASNAITKIHSRRFREYCNQVLSKEIDESVTLLLQELVRFQERVYQKDPTKAKSKRRLVMGLREVTKHMKLHKIKCVIISPNCEKIQAKGGLDEALYNVIAMAREQEFPFVFALGRKALGRCVNKLVPVSVVGIFNYSGAEGLFNRLVSLTEEARKAYKDMVSALEQEQAEEALKNDKKVPHHMGHTRNHSAASAISFCSIFSEPISEVNEKEYETNWRSMVETSDAPEPVEAEQSRPAPSTAAQKDSETLAASTNAAQSGSTALQPRAGPSTQGTGERDEVRVDDRLELASQQSTETGSLDGSCRGPLNSSITSTTSTLVPGMLEEAEEEDEEEEDYTPAPISVEVPTLSSRIESWVSKTLENLQLGKSQESTEEEEEEEDDEEERGQSEDEEDLDSADITETGMEEREQVEAKKVTG; encoded by the exons ATGGACGCTTGTGACAATAAG GATGTGAAGCTTTCAGCCGAAGTGGAACCGTTCATCCCACAGAAGAAAGGTCTTGAAGGATCCCTGGTCAGCATGAGTCTTTCTGGAGAGgccggtggtggaggagggagcgggggtatggcaggaggaggtggtggaggggtgGAAACCACTCCCATACCAAGCTACCTCATCACCTGCTACCCTTTCGTCCAGGAGAACCAAGCCAACAG GCAACATCCTATGTATAATGGAGGGGAGCTGCGCTGGCAGCAGCCTAACCCTACCCCTGGTGGTCCGTACCTGGCCTACCCCATCTTGTCTTCCCCTCAGCCTCCAGTGTCCAATGACTATGCTTACTACCAGATAATGCCTGCTCCATGCCCACCTGTGATGGGCTTCTACCAGCCCTTCCCTGGAACCTATGCGGGTCCGGTGCAAGCTGGAGTCATCAATCCAGTCTCAGCAGAAGTCGGGGAGAGACCACTGCCTATGGGGCCAGCATATGGGATGGCCAGTCAGAGGGGGAGAGGCATGGTCCGGCCTAATGTTCTCCCAAAG CAACAGTTGCAGTTGGGTGTCTGCCAGCCTCCAAGGGGTCGCCGACCTCCAACAAGGAATGTAGCAGTGCAGAAGGAGGTGTGCACCTTGGGGCCAGATGGCCGGACAAAGACAGTCATGCTGGTGGATGCAGCGCAGCAGACCG ATTTCCCAGGTGAGGTGTCAGGGCGATGTGCTGCTGAGCAGGCTAGTCCTCTGCTGTGGAAGAACCGAACAAAGAGGAGACGGGCGTCCCATCCAGCTGAAGGCTACAATGAGCAGGGGGCCAGTGAGGCAGATATAGACAGTGACAGCGGATACTGTAGCCCTAAACACAACCAGGCAGCTGGGGTAACACAACGGACAGCAGAGCATACAGCAGCACCCACG GGAGTAGAGGCGGGTGTAATGACAG ATACCTGGGTAAATGTGGCCTCTCAGGCTACACAGAAGTCCTGGGGGGACAGGAACGGCCAGTTTcacagagcagaacagaggAAGAATCCTGAGCAGAGAAACTTCTCGCAG GATTTCCACAGTGGCTATCCAGGACGCCTGCCACCACACCAATCAGAACAAAGACTGCAGCCGGCAGTGGGCAGTGGCACTGAGCTCACCCCAGAGCCCCTCTACTTTGAG GATGAAGATGAGTTTCCAGATCTTGCTGCTGGAGGGGCTGTCCAACGCAGCACCAAACCAGAATCTGCTCCTGCCCCGACACACACGCAGCCTAAACTGCCCAAAAACCTG CTGGATAACCTACCAGAAAACTCCCCTATCAACATCGTGCAGACACCCATCCCCATTACCACGTCTGTTCCCAAGAGGGCCAAGAGCCAGAGGAAGAAGGCTCTGGCTGCTGCCCTGGCCACTGCACAGGAGTACTCTGAAATCAGCATGGAACAGAAGAAATTACAG GAGGCCTTCACCAAAGCAGCAGGGAAAAAGAGTAAAACCTCTGTCGAGCTGGACCTCGGAGACATGCTGGCAGCTTTGGAGAAACATCAGCAGGCGATGAAAGCCAGACAACTGAACAATACCAAGCCACTGTCGTTTACAG TTGGAACAACCACTCCATTCCACAGCTCAGGCTCGACAAATGTGGCGTCAATGTTGAAGGGCCATCAGCAGCCATACTCGGCCCCACATAATGCCCTGGATTCCACTGCACCCCGAAtcaagagagggaaggagagagagattccCAAAGTCAAACGACCAACGGCCCTGAAGAAG ATTATCTTGAAGGAACGCGAAGGGAAGAAAGGGAAGACAAGTGTGGAACAAGAGTCAACGGGCCAGGAGGAGAATGGAGATGAGTGTCTACGTTTTACTGATGATCTTACACAAGAGCCGGCCTCCCAAGAAG AGAATGGTCTGAGTGTTCCCAGTGATGCGTCCCTTTCCCCAGCCAGCCAGAATTCTCCATATAGCATCACTCCAGTGTCCCAGGGTTCTCCTTCCAGCTCTGGCATCGGTAGTCCCATGGCTTCAAATGCTATCACCAAGATCCACAGCCGACGTTTCAGAGA GTACTGTAACCAAGTGCTGAGTAAGGAGATCGACGAGAGCGTGACTCTGCTGTTGCAGGAGCTGGTTCGCTTCCAGGAGCGGGTCTACCAGAAGGATCCCACCAAGGCCAAATCCAAACGCCGCCTGGTCATGGGCCTCAGAGAGGTCACCAAGCACATGAAGTTGCACAAGATTAAGTGTGTCATCATCTCACCCAACTGTGAAAAGATCCAGGCCAAAG GTGGTTTGGATGAAGCTTTGTACAATGTTATTGCCATGGCCAGGGAGCAGGAGTTCCCGTTTGTGTTTGCCCTGGGCAGGAAAGCTCTTGGTCGCTGTGTCAACAAACTAGTACCAGTCAGTGTTGTGGGCATTTTCAACTATTCTGGAGCTGAG GGTCTCTTCAACCGTTTGGTGTCTCTGACAGAAGAGGCTCGGAAGGCCTACAAGGACATGGTGTCCGctctggagcaggagcaggcggaggaggcgcTGAAGAATGACAAGAAAGTCCCTCATCACATGGGTCATACCCGTAACCACTCCGCCGCTTCTGCCATCTCCTTCTGCTCCATCTTCTCCGAGCCCATCTCAGAAGTCAATGAAAAGGAATACG AGACCAACTGGAGGAGTATGGTGGAGACTTCAGATGCTCCAGAGCCTGTGGAGGCTGAGCAGAGTCGCCCTGCACCTTCCACAGCCGCCCAGAAAGACAGCGAGACACTGGCAGCCTCCACCAACGCCGCCCAGTCTGGCTCCACTGCTCTCCAGCCCAGGGCAGGGCCTTCGACACAGGGTACTGGTGAAAGAGACGAGGTCCGGGTTGACGACCGGCTGGAGCTGGCTTCGCAGCAGAGCACAGAAACGGGCTCATTGGACGGAAGCTGCAGGGGTCCGCTGaactcctccatcacctccaccacTTCCACCCTAGTCCCCGGGATgctggaagaggcagaggaggaggacgaggaggaagaggactaCACTCCCGCACCCATTTCTGTGGAGGTGCCCACCCTCAGCAGCCGCATCGAATCCTGGGTGTCAAAGACCCTGGAAAACCTGCAGCTAGGAAAGAGCCAGGAAAGtacggaagaggaggaggaggaagaagatgatgaagaggagagggggcagagtgaggacgaggaggacctCGACTCGGCAGACATCACAGAGACGGGGATGGAGGAAAGGGAGCAAGTGGAGGCGAAGAAGGTCACTGGCTGa
- the cops2 gene encoding COP9 signalosome complex subunit 2 has translation MSDMEDDFMCDDEEDYDLEYSEDSNSEPNVDLENQYYNSKALKEDDPKAALSSFQKVLELEGEKGEWGFKALKQMIKINFKLTNFPEMMNRYKQLLTYIRSAVTRNYSEKSINSILDYISTSKQMDLLQEFYETTLEALKDAKNDRLWFKTNTKLGKLYLEREEYGKLQKILRQLHQSCQTDDGEDDLKKGTQLLEIYALEIQMYTAQKNNKKLKALYEQSLHIKSAIPHPLIMGVIRECGGKMHLREGEFEKAHTDFFEAFKNYDESGSPRRTTCLKYLVLANMLMKSGINPFDSQEAKPYKNDPEILAMTNLVSAYQNNDITEFEKILKTNHSNIMDDPFIREHIEELLRNIRTQVLIKLIKPYTRIHIPFISKELNIDVCDVESLLVQCILDNTIHGRIDQVNQLLELDYQKRGGARYTALDKWTNQLNSLNQAIVSKLT, from the exons ATGTCTGACATGGAAGACGATTTCATGTGCGACGATGAAGAGGATTACGACTTG GAATACTCAGAGGACAGTAATTCAGAGCCGAACGTGGACCTCGAGAACCAGTACTACAACTCGAAAGCCCTGAAGGAGGATGATCCCAAAGCAGCTCTCAGCAGTTTCCAGAAG GTGCTGGAActggagggggagaagggagagtggGGATTCAAAGCTTTGAAACAGATGATCAAAATCAACTTCAAGCTG ACAAACTTTCCAGAAATGATGAACAGGTACAAGCAGCTCCTTACATACATCAGAAGTGCAGTCACCAGGAACTACTCGGAGAAGTCCATCAACTCCATTCTGGACTATATCTCTACCTCCAAACAG ATGGACTTGCTGCAGGAGTTCTACGAAACCACATTGGAAGCTTTGAAAGATGCAAAAAACGACAGATTGTGGTTCAAAACTAACACAAAG TTGGGAAAGCTGTACTTGGAAAGAGAAGAGTATGGGAAACTGCAGAAGATCCTTAGGCAACTTCACCAGTCATGTCAG ACAGATGATGGAGAGGATGACCTGAAGAAAGGCACACAGCTGTTGGAGATCTATGCTCTGGAGATCCAAATGTAcacagcacagaaaaacaacaagaaattGAAAGCCCTGTATGAGCAATCCCTTCATATTAAATCTGCCATTCCTCACCCACTCATAATGGGAGTTATTAGAG AGTGTGGTGGGAAGATGCACCTGAGAGAGGGGGAGTTTGAGAAAGCTCACACAGACTTCTTTGAGGCCTTTAAAAACTATGATGAGTCTGGGAGCCCGAGAAGGACAACATGCCTGAAGTACCTGGTCTTAGCCAACATGCTGATGAAGTCAGGGATAAACCCTTTTGACTCTCAAGAG GCCAAACCATACAAAAACGACCCAGAGATCCTTGCGATGACAAACTTAGTAAG cgCCTACCAGAACAATGACATCACTGAATTTGAGAAAATcttgaaaacaaatcacagtaACATAATGGACGACCCCTTCATTAGAGAGCACATAGAGG AGCTCCTGCGGAACATTAGAACACAAGTACTTATCAAACTCATCAAACCCTACACAAGAATACACATCCCTTTCATTTCTAAG gAGCTGAACATTGACGTGTGTGATGTAGAGAGTTTGCTGGTGCAGTGCATCTTGGATAA cACAATCCACGGCCGAATTGACCAAGTTAACCAGCTACTAGAACTGGACTaccagaagagaggaggggctCGCTACACAGCTTTAGACAAATGGACAAATCAGCTGAACTCTCTGAACCAAGCCATTGTTAGCAAGCTCACATGA